The following proteins are encoded in a genomic region of Gimesia sp.:
- a CDS encoding metal-dependent transcriptional regulator → MNATSLTVENYLKAILQISLQSGSEWISTGELARYMDVAPGTVTSMLKTLKQSKLVEYRPYEGASLTEAGKHSAIRVLRRHRLIELFLFQTLKLTWDQIHAEAENMEHAVSDFLVDHIDEYLGFPEADPHGDPIPSIDGRMRRAYPNLTTLAACQPGTHVKIVQVTDQETEFLRFLSRSGLQLGSQGVVKEKNSEAGIVVSEWNGQMLSMGVHVAENVKVVPVEAA, encoded by the coding sequence GTGAACGCAACTAGTTTAACAGTCGAGAATTATCTAAAAGCGATCCTGCAGATCAGTCTCCAGTCCGGTTCGGAATGGATCAGCACAGGGGAACTGGCCCGTTATATGGACGTCGCCCCCGGAACCGTCACCAGCATGCTCAAAACTCTCAAGCAGTCCAAGCTGGTGGAGTATCGACCCTACGAAGGAGCCAGCCTGACTGAGGCTGGTAAGCATTCCGCGATTCGCGTCCTCAGACGACACCGTCTGATCGAACTGTTCCTGTTTCAGACATTGAAGCTGACATGGGATCAGATCCATGCGGAAGCCGAAAACATGGAGCACGCGGTCAGCGACTTTCTCGTGGACCATATCGACGAATATCTGGGCTTCCCGGAAGCCGATCCTCACGGCGATCCTATTCCGTCAATCGACGGTCGGATGCGGCGGGCCTATCCGAACCTGACTACCCTGGCGGCGTGTCAACCTGGTACACACGTCAAGATCGTTCAGGTCACCGATCAGGAAACTGAGTTTTTACGTTTTCTCTCCCGCTCCGGGTTACAGCTCGGATCGCAGGGAGTCGTCAAAGAGAAAAACAGCGAGGCAGGTATTGTTGTCTCGGAATGGAACGGACAGATGCTCTCCATGGGAGTCCATGTTGCTGAGAACGTCAAAGTTGTTCCTGTGGAAGCAGCTTAA
- the purB gene encoding adenylosuccinate lyase — MSHLTYENPLISRYASKEMSQIWSAQKKHSTWRRLWVALAESQHEMGLPVTREQVESLRSAIDDIDFELAAKAEKDLRHDVMAHVHTYGERCPDAKAIIHLGATSCFVTDNSELVMIRESLEQVRKRLVAVIDQLAKFAAEYRDLPCLGFTHLQPAQPTTVGKRATLWCYDLILDLEEIEYRIEKLRFRGVKGTTGTQATFLQLFKGDHAKVDELDRRVTEKLGFKDRYAVTGQTYSRKVDAQVLSALSGIGQSAHKAGNDVRILQNRKELEEPFEKNQIGSSAMAYKRNPMRSERMCSLARFAISLTANAEDTAATQWMERTLDDSANRRLSLPQSFLAIDAVLILYRNIVDGMVVYPKVIEKHLNEELPFMATEEFLMAGVEAGGDRQELHERIRVHSQAAGAEVKVRGGQNDLIERLQKDAAFAGCDLASALDARKYIGRAPEQVDAFIAEIVDPVRQRYQADLDQSVEDLKV, encoded by the coding sequence TTGAGTCACCTTACCTACGAAAACCCTTTAATCAGTCGTTATGCTTCGAAGGAAATGAGTCAAATCTGGTCGGCTCAGAAAAAGCACTCCACCTGGCGGCGTCTGTGGGTGGCCCTGGCGGAATCACAACACGAAATGGGATTGCCCGTCACCCGGGAGCAGGTCGAATCTCTGAGGTCCGCCATCGATGACATCGATTTCGAACTGGCAGCGAAAGCAGAAAAAGATCTGCGACACGACGTGATGGCGCACGTGCATACCTACGGCGAACGCTGTCCGGATGCCAAAGCGATCATTCACCTGGGAGCTACCAGTTGTTTCGTTACCGATAACAGCGAACTGGTTATGATTCGCGAAAGTCTGGAGCAGGTTCGCAAGCGGCTCGTCGCTGTCATTGATCAACTGGCAAAGTTTGCCGCCGAATACCGGGACCTGCCCTGCCTTGGATTTACCCACCTCCAGCCTGCCCAGCCAACCACTGTTGGTAAACGGGCTACGCTGTGGTGCTACGATCTGATTCTGGATCTGGAAGAGATTGAATACCGAATCGAAAAGCTCCGCTTCCGGGGTGTGAAGGGGACAACGGGTACCCAGGCAACATTCCTGCAACTCTTCAAAGGTGATCATGCGAAAGTCGACGAACTCGATCGCCGCGTCACGGAAAAGTTGGGCTTCAAAGATCGCTATGCAGTCACCGGGCAGACCTATTCACGAAAAGTCGATGCCCAGGTACTCAGTGCCCTCAGTGGTATCGGACAATCGGCGCACAAGGCAGGAAATGATGTGCGTATTCTGCAGAACCGCAAAGAACTGGAAGAACCGTTCGAGAAGAATCAGATTGGTTCATCTGCCATGGCTTACAAACGCAACCCCATGCGTTCCGAACGGATGTGTTCGCTGGCTCGCTTCGCGATCAGCCTGACTGCGAATGCCGAAGATACCGCAGCCACCCAGTGGATGGAGCGGACGCTGGACGACAGTGCCAACCGTCGATTGTCGCTGCCGCAATCATTTCTGGCCATTGATGCAGTGCTGATTCTGTATCGCAACATTGTCGATGGCATGGTCGTCTATCCCAAGGTGATTGAGAAGCACCTCAATGAGGAACTTCCCTTCATGGCGACTGAAGAGTTCCTGATGGCAGGCGTCGAAGCGGGCGGTGATCGTCAGGAGCTTCACGAACGGATCCGCGTGCATAGTCAGGCTGCCGGAGCGGAAGTGAAAGTACGGGGCGGTCAAAATGATCTGATCGAACGCCTGCAGAAAGATGCGGCTTTCGCCGGCTGTGATCTGGCCAGCGCCCTGGATGCCCGAAAATACATCGGCCGGGCTCCGGAACAGGTTGATGCCTTTATCGCGGAAATCGTGGATCCAGTTCGGCAGCGATATCAGGCCGACCTCGATCAGTCAGTTGAGGATCTCAAGGTCTGA